The Pirellulales bacterium genome has a segment encoding these proteins:
- a CDS encoding DUF2617 family protein translates to MLSVRPKIAELVFQLYGRPLHPELFEIFASQRVRRGDYEADVHITSAGHVVAWRYRGITLTEVACSAQHPLPQKRRLLHYKLKGDRSDRMECRGGVRYQTRFQLEPVAPEVFWTFQQELSSEGVRHGMLHRFDSSGRMALGALSYLNVETRNRSLRVQAFHTFPDDYAIVNSQSLFEVP, encoded by the coding sequence GTGTTATCCGTCCGACCGAAAATTGCCGAACTGGTGTTTCAGTTATACGGTCGCCCACTGCATCCGGAGTTATTCGAAATTTTCGCCTCGCAGCGCGTTCGACGCGGCGATTACGAAGCCGACGTGCATATCACTAGCGCCGGCCATGTCGTGGCGTGGCGATATCGCGGCATCACGCTAACCGAAGTGGCGTGCAGCGCACAGCATCCACTACCACAAAAACGCCGCCTGTTGCATTACAAGTTGAAAGGCGACCGCAGCGATCGCATGGAATGCCGCGGCGGCGTGCGCTATCAAACTCGCTTTCAACTGGAACCCGTGGCTCCCGAAGTGTTTTGGACCTTCCAGCAAGAGCTTTCCAGCGAAGGCGTCCGCCACGGCATGCTCCACCGCTTCGACAGCAGTGGCCGCATGGCGCTGGGCGCATTGAGCTACCTGAACGTGGAAACCCGCAACCGAAGCCTGCGCGTGCAGGCGTTTCACACGTTCCCGGATGATTACGCGATCGTCAATAGTCAATCGCTGTTTGAAGTGCCCTAG